The Miscanthus floridulus cultivar M001 chromosome 17, ASM1932011v1, whole genome shotgun sequence genome has a window encoding:
- the LOC136515988 gene encoding probable cysteine protease RD19D, with protein LASQLAVVLILLLPLAGVSADDGGFIRQVTDGRSRAGAGPGLLPEAQFAAFVRRHGRRYSGPEEYARPLRVFAANLARAATHQALDLTARHGVTPFSDLTWEEFEARLTGVRAGGDVQRIVMSGAPAAPPASQEEVARLPASFDWRDKGAVTDVKMQGACGSCWAFTTTGAVEGTNFLTTGKLLDLSEQQLVDCDHTCSAVAQNECNNGHADGLMTNAYAYLMKSGGLMEQHASRTRAHRALAASTRPRPPSVWPTSPTCQSATRPRSARRWSGASPSRWGSTRRSCRRTWAGYRARSSARARGSTTACSSSATARAASRRCGSATAPTGSSRTRGGSNGGSKGTTASAAAATSAAPTAWSPPSPWRRRREPTQSTAAGHHGCTRDTKGPDVAWYCLQVVVRGSYTIYMYFD; from the exons ttggcTTCCCAGCTTGCCGTCGTCCTCATCCTGCTCCTACCACTCGCCGGCGTGTCCGCCGACGACGGCGGATTCATCCGGCAGGTGACGGATGGTCGTTCCCGCGCCGGCGCGGGCCCGGGGCTGCTCCCGGAGGCGCAGTTCGCGGCGTTCGTGAGGCGGCACGGGCGGCGGTACTCCGGGCCCGAGGAGTACGCGCGTCCGCTGCGCGTGTTCGCGGCCAACCTAGCCCGCGCGGCGACGCACCAGGCGCTGGACCTGACCGCGCGCCACGGGGTCACGCCCTTCTCCGACCTCACGTGGGAGGAGTTTGAGGCGCGCCTCACGGGCGTGCGCGCCGGCGGGGACGTCCAGCGGATCGTGATGAGTGGCGCGCCGGCCGCCCCGCCGGCCTCACAGGAGGAGGTGGCGCGGCTGCCCGCCAGCTTCGACTGGCGCGACAAGGGCGCCGTCACCGACGTCAAGATGCAGGGCGCGTGTGGGTCGTGCTGGGCGTTCACCACGACGGGCGCGGTGGAAGGCACCAACTTCCTCACCACAGGGAAGCTCCTCGACCTCAGCGAGCAGCAGCTGGTCGACTGCGACCACACC TGCAGCGCGGTGGCGCAGAATGAGTGCAACAACGGCCATGCCGACGGGCTGATGACCAACGCGTACGCGTACCTAATGAAGTCCGGCGGGCTGATGGAGCAGCATGCGTCCCGTACACGGGCGCACCGGGCCCTTGCCGCTTCGACCCGGCCCAGGCCGCCATCCGTGTGGCCAACTTCACCGACGTGCCAGTCGGCGACGAGGCCTAGATCCGCGCGGCGCTGGTCCGGCGCGAGCCCCTCGCGGTGGGGCTCAACGCGGCGTTCATGCAGACGTACGTGGGCGGGGTATCGTGCTCGCTCCTCTGCCCGTGCGCGTGGGTCAACCACGGCGTGCTCCTCGTCGGCTACGGCGCGCGCGGCTTCGCGGCGCTGCGGCTCGGCTACCGCCCCTACTGGATCATCAAGAACTCGTGGGGGAAGCAATGGGGGGAGCAAGGGTACTACCGCCTCTGCCGCGGCAGCAACGTCTGCGGCGCCGACAGCATGGTCTCCGCCGTCGCCGTGGCGCCGGCGCCGTGAACCAACCCAATCCACTGCGGCCGGCCACCATGGGTGTACTCGTGACACGAAGGGTCCGGACGTGGCATGGTATTGTCTGCAGGTGGTAGTGCGTGGCTCATACACCATATACATGTATTTTGATTAA